A genomic segment from Candidatus Aegiribacteria sp. encodes:
- a CDS encoding DUF882 domain-containing protein has protein sequence MHWLIVWMMLFSTSDDPSPSQPSFDLHVNGISLPAQRLAFVVMPGDSVTLSVQDENTGWSATNGYPSNGAGASFGWRAPRNHGVFSIDVSSEDAVQKYTVIVPVESCRWRTATLNSCLIGSYGNGNNRNRIPDYFIELNSASSGALISTHLTLGQFLCHVEGSYPQYMAFDLRLADKLEAILAAVQEVYPQASDIHNISGFRSPAYNAAIGNDTNESLHLYGKAADIWIESWPSNNLMDDIDRNKRVDVYDGEYLVEIVRVLEVEGKVVTGGASAYRWIPTHGPFVHIDIRGSRAVWPTTRTLVSNPVI, from the coding sequence ATGCACTGGCTGATTGTATGGATGATGCTCTTTTCAACTTCGGATGACCCTTCACCGTCGCAGCCTTCTTTTGATCTTCACGTAAATGGAATATCTCTGCCCGCTCAAAGGCTGGCATTTGTCGTAATGCCCGGTGATTCTGTGACATTATCGGTACAGGATGAGAATACCGGATGGAGTGCGACAAACGGATACCCCTCAAATGGTGCTGGTGCTTCCTTCGGATGGAGAGCTCCCAGGAATCATGGTGTCTTCAGTATTGACGTAAGCAGCGAAGACGCGGTGCAGAAGTATACAGTAATAGTTCCCGTTGAATCCTGCAGATGGAGGACAGCCACTCTTAATTCTTGTCTGATAGGGAGCTACGGAAACGGGAACAACCGTAACAGGATTCCGGACTATTTCATAGAACTGAACTCCGCTTCATCCGGGGCATTGATTTCAACCCATTTGACCCTTGGTCAGTTTCTTTGTCATGTTGAAGGAAGTTACCCGCAATACATGGCCTTTGATCTCAGGCTTGCCGATAAGCTCGAAGCTATTCTGGCAGCTGTACAGGAAGTTTATCCCCAGGCATCCGATATTCACAATATCAGTGGTTTTAGATCTCCCGCATACAATGCGGCTATCGGCAACGATACTAACGAGAGCCTTCATCTTTATGGAAAAGCAGCCGATATATGGATTGAAAGCTGGCCTTCGAACAACTTAATGGACGACATAGACCGGAACAAGCGGGTTGATGTATACGATGGTGAATATCTTGTTGAGATAGTAAGGGTACTGGAAGTTGAAGGGAAGGTTGTAACGGGCGGAGCGTCCGCCTATAGATGGATTCCAACCCATGGCCCATTCGTCCACATTGACATCCGCGGGAGCAGGGCTGTATGGCCCACGACAAGAACCCTTGTATCGAATCCTGTCATTTGA